Proteins encoded by one window of Streptococcus sanguinis:
- a CDS encoding carbamoyl phosphate synthase small subunit, with protein sequence MAKRLLILENGMIFEGEAFGADLFVTGEIVFNTGMTGYQESITDQSYNGQILTFTYPLVGNYGVNRDDYESILPTCKGVVVYEYARRASNWRQQLSLDEFLKIKKIPGISGIDTRALTKIIRQHGTMRATIANAEDSIEHLQDQLQATVLPTDNIKQVSTKQSYPAPGTGRSVVLVDFGLKHSILRELAKRNCSVTVVPYDTRAEEILQLNPDGVMLSNGPGNPEDVPEALDMIRGVQGKIPIFGICMGHQLFSMANGAKTHKMKFGHRGFNHAVREIATGRVDFTSQNHGYAVSREDLPECLIVTHEEINDKSVEGVRHRDYPAFSVQFHPDAAPGPHDADYLFDEFMEMMDAHQAY encoded by the coding sequence ATGGCAAAGAGACTTTTAATATTAGAAAATGGCATGATCTTCGAAGGGGAAGCTTTTGGGGCAGATCTTTTTGTGACAGGCGAAATCGTCTTTAACACAGGCATGACAGGCTATCAGGAATCGATTACGGACCAGTCTTATAACGGCCAGATTTTGACCTTTACCTATCCCTTGGTTGGAAATTATGGCGTCAATCGGGACGATTATGAATCCATTCTGCCAACCTGCAAGGGAGTGGTGGTCTATGAGTATGCACGTCGTGCCAGCAATTGGCGCCAGCAATTGTCTTTGGATGAGTTCCTCAAAATCAAAAAGATACCAGGCATTTCGGGAATTGATACAAGGGCACTAACCAAGATTATCCGCCAGCATGGAACCATGCGGGCAACCATTGCCAATGCAGAGGATAGCATTGAGCATTTGCAAGACCAGCTGCAGGCGACAGTTCTGCCGACTGATAACATCAAGCAGGTGTCTACCAAGCAGTCTTATCCAGCTCCGGGAACGGGTCGCAGTGTGGTATTGGTTGACTTTGGTCTCAAACATTCTATCCTGCGGGAGTTAGCTAAGCGCAACTGCAGCGTGACAGTGGTGCCTTATGATACCAGAGCTGAGGAAATTCTCCAGCTCAATCCTGACGGAGTCATGCTGTCAAATGGACCGGGAAATCCGGAAGATGTGCCGGAGGCTCTGGACATGATTCGTGGTGTTCAGGGCAAAATTCCAATTTTCGGAATCTGTATGGGACATCAGCTCTTCTCCATGGCTAACGGTGCTAAGACGCATAAGATGAAGTTCGGCCACCGTGGCTTCAACCATGCGGTACGTGAGATTGCGACAGGCCGAGTTGACTTTACCAGTCAAAATCATGGCTATGCAGTCAGTCGTGAGGATTTGCCGGAATGCCTGATTGTGACTCATGAAGAAATCAATGATAAGTCTGTCGAAGGTGTGCGCCATCGGGATTATCCTGCCTTTTCTGTGCAGTTCCACCCAGATGCTGCGCCGGGACCGCATGATGCAGACTATCTCTTTGATGAGTTTATGGAAATGATGGATGCCCATCAGGCTTACTAG